One Williamsia phyllosphaerae genomic window, CAGCAGGCCCTCGGCCTGGTCCGCACACGAGCCTTCCCCAACGCCGACCTCGAGCGGGTGGTCAATCAGCGGAAGTTCCTCAGCGCCCTGATGTCGAAGGCGTCCGGGGCGTCGACGGTGCTCAACCCGTTCCGGCTGTTCCCGTTCGTCAGCGGCACGGTCTCGTCGATCACCGTCGACAACGGCGACCACATCTGGAATCTCGCGCTGCTCGCGTGGGCCCTGCGGAGCAGTCCGCTGACCACCACGACCCCGAACGGCGGGTCGGAGAACACCGACAGCGGCGACGCACTCGCGGTCGACGACGACACCACCACGTTCTTCGACTACATCGCCAAGGATGTGACGGTCCCCGCTCAGCTTCTGCAGAACACCGGCGGCGCCATCAGCTAGCGATCGCCGATCCCGTTGCGGCGCAAAGGTTCCGATGAATCGGACGGTTGCTTAGGATTGCCTGTGCGAAGCAGGCAAGTTCATCCTTACTAAGGTTCAACTTGGATGACAAGACATTTCGGGCGTCCTAGGGTCGTCCACATGTCCGTCACCACGCGCTCAGCAGCGAGCACCATGACCCGTTTCCACCAGCTCCTCCAGGACCAGATCGCGCACGAGTTCGCGGCGTCGCAGCAGTACATCGCCCTCGCGTCGTTCTACGCGAACGAGGATCTCCCGCAGTTGGCGAAGCACTTCTACGCCCAGTCGGTCGAAGAGCGCAATCACGCGATGATGATCATCCAGTACTTCCTCGACCGCGACATCGCCGTGGCGGTGCCCGGGATCGCCGAGCCGCAGAGCCACTTCAGCGAGTTCCGCGAGCCGATCAAGCTTGCGCTGCACCAGGAGCAGACGGTCACCGACCAGATCATCGCCCTGGCCCGCACCGCCCGTGACGAGGGCGACTACCTCGGCGAGCAGTTCATGCAGTGGTTCCTCAAGGAGCAGGTCGAGGAGGTGGCCGTGATGACGACCCTCGAGACCGTCGCCGAGCGCTGCAACGGCAACACCTTCGACCTGGAGAACTTCGTCCAGCGCGAGCTCAACGTCACCGCGGAGGCCGACGCGACCGCGCCGTCGATCGCCGGCGGAAGCATGTAGTCAGACCACTCTGCAGCCCCGACTGAGCCGCCCCACACACCGTGGGGCGGCTCAGTTGTCTCAGCGCAATGTGACCTGACGCCCGCGGATCCCGTCGCGGGAACGTCGCTGCTCGCCGGTCAGATCGCCGGTCTCGGCGAGGGCGGCGACGAGGTCGGCCTCGAACGTCGCACACGGCGTCGTCCACTCGTCGGGGTGCATCTCGTTGTCGAGGTCGAACACCGGCACCAGCAGTCCGTGGGTACGGAACGACCCGGCGAACTTCGAGCCCTCACCGAGGGTGAGCTTGCCCGCCGCGTGCATCCGCGCGAGCGCGCTCATCACGTCGTCCTCCGACTCGGGGCGGACCCATCGCAGGTGTGCGCGCTCGCCGGCGTCGACCCACCACGGCGCGCCGGACAGACCGCCGGGGATACGGGCGGTCGGCATGATCGAGGTGCTGGCCTGCTCGATCATCGCGGCGATCTCGGTGGTGACGTCGGCCTGATCGGCGAACCACCATGTGAAGTCGTCGTGCAGCGTGATGTCGAGGTCGGTGTCGGCGCCCAGAGTGGCGGCCAGATCCGCGATCCCGGCGGCGGTGTCGCCCTCGGCCTCGGACGACGCGACGTACGGGTCCCCGCCGGCAGCCTGCGATGCCCACCGCAGCGCGCTAGCGATCTCGCCCGCGACATCGGCGGCGGTGTCGAACTCGGTCTGCAGCGCGACGAGACCCTCGGTGGCGCCGTCGACGTCGCGGGTCAACGCCTGCACGGCGCCGGGCAGGATCGTCGCGAGCTTCACCGAGTTGGTCCCGACGCCGTCACCGTGCACCGTGATCGATGCGGTGGCCGATGCGACGAAGCTGCGCAACGCGACCAGATCGCACTCCGCCGCGAGGCCGGCGAACGGGCGCGTCGGTGCGGCCGACGCCTCCGCCTGCCGCGCCTTGCGTGCCGCGACGCGCTCCGCACGGTCGCTGCCGGGACGTCCAGTTCCGCGCTTGCTCTTCTTTGCCATGGTGTCGAACCTATTACGCGCAACCGGCGACACCTACGCAGCCCCTGCGGGTGCGGGTCACGACCGGCGCGAGGGCTCCAGCCATTCCCTGACGCGGCCGGGGAAGTTCGTGGCCACGAAGTCGACTCCGATTCGCGCGCAATGGAGTACGTCGGCGTACTCGTCGACGGTCCAGCAGTAGGTCGCCCGCCCCGACGCCGCGGCGCGGTCGACGGCGTCGGGATGGTCGCGCAGCGTCGCGATCGACGGGCCGATCCCGGTGGCTCCGACGGCCGTCGCCGCGCTGCCC contains:
- a CDS encoding ferritin, whose amino-acid sequence is MSVTTRSAASTMTRFHQLLQDQIAHEFAASQQYIALASFYANEDLPQLAKHFYAQSVEERNHAMMIIQYFLDRDIAVAVPGIAEPQSHFSEFREPIKLALHQEQTVTDQIIALARTARDEGDYLGEQFMQWFLKEQVEEVAVMTTLETVAERCNGNTFDLENFVQRELNVTAEADATAPSIAGGSM
- a CDS encoding DUF5926 family protein; this encodes MAKKSKRGTGRPGSDRAERVAARKARQAEASAAPTRPFAGLAAECDLVALRSFVASATASITVHGDGVGTNSVKLATILPGAVQALTRDVDGATEGLVALQTEFDTAADVAGEIASALRWASQAAGGDPYVASSEAEGDTAAGIADLAATLGADTDLDITLHDDFTWWFADQADVTTEIAAMIEQASTSIMPTARIPGGLSGAPWWVDAGERAHLRWVRPESEDDVMSALARMHAAGKLTLGEGSKFAGSFRTHGLLVPVFDLDNEMHPDEWTTPCATFEADLVAALAETGDLTGEQRRSRDGIRGRQVTLR